In Pseudobdellovibrionaceae bacterium, the following proteins share a genomic window:
- a CDS encoding CBS domain-containing protein, producing the protein MNKPTNVGDSMVSDPITIESNVGLLDAQEIMRAWGMRHLPVVEGEKLVGVLSDRDIYRAISLKKTNDLSVRDAMSEDPYVVQASETLATVAKAMAEHKFGCVVIEGSNKRVRGIFTTTDALYILSQLLHDPDDGKFRVMKLDEYLNSYQKMAV; encoded by the coding sequence ATGAATAAACCAACAAACGTGGGAGATTCCATGGTGAGCGATCCAATAACAATTGAGTCCAACGTGGGTCTTCTCGATGCCCAGGAAATCATGCGCGCCTGGGGAATGCGCCATTTGCCGGTGGTGGAAGGTGAGAAGTTGGTTGGTGTGTTGAGTGACCGGGACATTTACCGGGCGATATCGCTGAAAAAAACCAACGACTTGTCCGTACGCGATGCCATGAGTGAAGACCCCTATGTGGTGCAAGCTTCTGAAACCCTGGCCACCGTGGCGAAAGCCATGGCCGAACACAAATTCGGTTGCGTGGTGATTGAAGGATCCAACAAGAGAGTGCGCGGGATTTTTACCACCACCGATGCCCTTTACATCTTGTCCCAACTTCTTCATGACCCGGATGATGGGAAATTTCGAGTGATGAAATTGGATGAATACCTTAACTCCTATCAAAAGATGGCGGTATAA
- the aceB gene encoding malate synthase A — translation MNHKEELEILCLNPSDQELLPEPLLNHIVHLHRSLEKDRQLLLKRRHHQQQKFDQGELPQYVQDHPAQLSKWQVAPIPHDLQERRVEITGPINSAKMVINMLNPSSAGFPADMAMLDFEDSMCPTWENVLSGVRNYIGVAHRDLTFQQGQKTYSLEKTNTAHPMVRVRGLHLDEAHVLVDGEAISAGLFDLVTTAYHTAKVFLADGVTPKYYVPKCEHFLEARWWNKLFRQTELLLGLEPGTLRVTFLIETLTAAYQMEEILYEIRERACGLNGGRWDKIFSDIKVLKNHGDRVLGDRATIDMKRTWMDNYAKRLIKICHRHGAFAMGGMSAFTPGKDEKTRNFQTEKVRADKAREAEIGHDGCWVSHPYFIPIARAEFTHKNQLHVQLPGFPYRPNLLPQPIGAKTIEGLRTNLRVGIAYMQGWNEGLGCIAFENLMEDLATLEISRAQTWQWLHHQVTLDGGTQVTPELIKRLLPEELQVILSRLQDEGVLSDELTQQYERAMQQVQELFLEKDLYDFFTLHPHAQTYAPQGGQYETQCKGTATSLDRRSTMEGNSTQL, via the coding sequence ATGAATCATAAGGAAGAACTAGAGATTCTATGTCTGAACCCATCAGACCAGGAGCTCCTACCCGAACCACTTCTCAACCATATCGTTCATCTTCATCGCAGCTTGGAGAAAGACCGCCAGCTGCTGTTAAAGAGACGCCACCATCAACAACAAAAATTCGACCAAGGGGAACTCCCCCAGTACGTCCAAGATCACCCGGCTCAATTGAGCAAATGGCAGGTGGCGCCCATACCACATGATCTTCAAGAGCGGCGGGTGGAAATCACCGGACCCATCAATAGCGCCAAGATGGTTATTAATATGCTCAACCCCTCTTCAGCTGGCTTCCCCGCTGACATGGCGATGCTCGACTTTGAAGACTCCATGTGCCCGACCTGGGAGAACGTTCTCAGTGGAGTTCGTAACTATATAGGTGTGGCCCATAGAGATCTCACTTTTCAGCAAGGACAGAAGACCTACAGCTTAGAAAAAACCAACACCGCTCACCCTATGGTGCGCGTGCGAGGTCTCCATCTGGATGAGGCCCACGTACTTGTCGATGGTGAAGCCATCTCCGCCGGCCTGTTTGACCTGGTCACGACCGCCTATCACACCGCCAAGGTGTTTCTCGCCGATGGAGTAACTCCGAAATATTATGTTCCAAAGTGTGAACACTTTCTCGAAGCCCGGTGGTGGAACAAACTCTTTCGCCAGACAGAGCTTTTGCTGGGACTTGAGCCCGGCACCTTGAGAGTGACGTTTCTGATCGAAACTTTGACCGCCGCCTATCAGATGGAGGAGATCCTCTACGAAATCCGCGAACGGGCCTGCGGCCTGAACGGCGGACGCTGGGACAAGATCTTTTCCGATATCAAAGTCTTAAAGAATCATGGGGACAGAGTTCTTGGTGATCGAGCCACTATCGACATGAAGCGAACCTGGATGGACAACTACGCCAAGAGGTTGATTAAGATCTGCCACCGCCACGGGGCCTTTGCCATGGGTGGCATGTCGGCCTTTACTCCCGGAAAAGATGAAAAAACGCGCAATTTCCAGACGGAAAAGGTCAGAGCCGATAAGGCTCGTGAGGCTGAAATTGGCCATGACGGCTGTTGGGTCAGTCATCCCTACTTTATTCCCATTGCTCGCGCAGAGTTTACCCACAAAAACCAACTTCATGTGCAACTGCCTGGTTTCCCCTATCGACCCAACCTTCTCCCCCAACCAATTGGGGCGAAAACCATCGAAGGATTAAGGACCAACCTGCGCGTGGGCATCGCTTATATGCAAGGGTGGAACGAAGGCCTGGGCTGCATTGCCTTTGAAAACCTCATGGAAGATTTGGCAACTCTGGAAATCAGTCGCGCCCAAACCTGGCAGTGGCTTCATCACCAAGTCACTCTCGATGGCGGCACCCAAGTGACTCCTGAATTGATCAAACGACTACTTCCCGAGGAGCTGCAGGTCATTTTGAGCCGCCTGCAAGACGAGGGCGTCCTGAGCGACGAGCTCACTCAACAATACGAAAGGGCAATGCAACAGGTTCAAGAATTGTTTTTGGAGAAAGACCTCTATGACTTTTTCACACTTCATCCACATGCACAAACTTACGCACCTCAAGGGGGCCAATATGAGACTCAATGCAAAGGAACTGCAACATCGTTGGATCGCCGATCCACGATGGAAGGGAATTCGACGCAACTATAG
- the aceA gene encoding isocitrate lyase has protein sequence MRLNAKELQHRWIADPRWKGIRRNYSATDVTKVAGSVKISYTLAERGATRLWQMLQEKEAVRALGALTGNQALQQVKAGLKAIYLSGWQVAADANLSGQMYPDQSLYPANSVPAVVKRINQTLLRADQVYTSEGQEEIDWLAPIMADAEAGFGGTLNAYELMKAMIEAGASGVHFEDQLASEKKCGHLGGKVLVPTSQFVRTLTAARLASDVLDVPTVLVARTDADAARLITSDVDSTDHPFITQKRTPEGFYGITGGIEMAIARGKSYAPYADLVWCETSTPDLHEAKRFAEGVRSVFPDKLLAYNCSPSFNWSKKLDAHTIRKFQDELNAMGYKFQFVTLAGFHALNYSMFNLATGYRDAGMEAYSQLQDAEFAAEPQGYTATKHQREVGTGYFDLVSQVISGGQSSTLAMKGSTEEAQFQPSSEAPLATL, from the coding sequence ATGAGACTCAATGCAAAGGAACTGCAACATCGTTGGATCGCCGATCCACGATGGAAGGGAATTCGACGCAACTATAGCGCCACGGATGTCACAAAGGTCGCAGGCAGCGTGAAGATCTCCTACACATTGGCCGAGCGGGGCGCAACCCGCCTATGGCAAATGCTTCAGGAGAAAGAAGCTGTCAGAGCCCTGGGTGCTCTCACCGGTAACCAGGCCCTGCAACAGGTAAAGGCCGGCCTTAAGGCCATTTACCTTTCCGGCTGGCAAGTGGCGGCGGATGCCAACTTGTCCGGCCAAATGTACCCTGATCAAAGTCTTTATCCTGCCAACAGTGTGCCTGCTGTGGTGAAGCGAATTAACCAAACTCTTTTGCGTGCCGACCAAGTGTACACCAGTGAAGGTCAGGAAGAAATTGACTGGCTGGCGCCAATTATGGCCGATGCGGAAGCCGGCTTTGGCGGCACTCTCAACGCCTATGAATTGATGAAGGCCATGATCGAAGCCGGAGCCTCTGGTGTACACTTTGAAGACCAATTGGCTTCAGAGAAAAAGTGTGGTCACTTAGGTGGCAAAGTATTGGTACCCACTTCCCAGTTTGTTCGCACTTTGACGGCGGCTCGCCTTGCGAGCGACGTACTCGACGTACCCACTGTATTGGTAGCACGTACGGATGCCGATGCGGCTCGCCTGATCACCAGTGACGTAGACTCCACCGACCATCCCTTTATCACTCAAAAGAGAACACCCGAGGGTTTTTACGGCATCACGGGTGGCATTGAAATGGCCATCGCACGCGGCAAGTCCTACGCTCCATATGCTGACCTGGTATGGTGTGAAACCTCAACACCTGACCTTCACGAAGCTAAGCGGTTTGCCGAAGGGGTTCGTTCGGTCTTCCCGGATAAACTCTTGGCCTATAACTGTTCGCCTTCGTTTAACTGGTCCAAGAAACTCGATGCCCACACAATTCGCAAGTTCCAGGATGAGCTCAATGCCATGGGATACAAGTTTCAGTTTGTGACCCTGGCTGGTTTTCATGCACTGAACTATTCCATGTTCAATCTTGCGACTGGCTACAGAGACGCAGGCATGGAGGCCTACTCTCAACTTCAAGACGCGGAATTTGCCGCCGAGCCTCAGGGCTACACGGCAACCAAGCATCAGCGCGAAGTGGGAACAGGCTACTTTGATTTGGTCTCCCAAGTGATCTCGGGAGGTCAGTCTTCCACATTGGCAATGAAAGGTTCTACCGAAGAGGCCCAATTCCAGCCTTCCTCGGAAGCGCCATTAGCGACCCTCTAA
- a CDS encoding DUF2252 family protein has translation MTHPALRSISVLLLVVATFLGGHRAWAVGGCGTEVKARPYFKADWRATDQGLIMGLRANAYHYWKWVGHRARQLFSKELLAEGWIVGDPHGLNFADVWIHGKKRFVLVDVDDVGRGPFLLDFGRLLLISRAGDKGFPQKEMYDAYRAGLKGVTYDKPKILKEALSAKDKEFKRAAKESVGKVSEKDRFDFEGTDLIPISEAPVELVQQLALDAPYFQARLKDYTVLDQALRVKTEGGSQGIPRYWYLVSKGKLELAYEFKQISDVALKGWSEQLDHAVRIWEALKVFWGVDAATDFFSVVRAAEGRTYWQRPRFRSNLEINMEPSNKKEREEFRQVSIYIANHLGRRHGLQPQAERLRDQIEKDPDGVFNLLMQLLNRYVEVADVLNPS, from the coding sequence ATGACTCATCCAGCCCTTCGGTCCATTTCAGTCCTTCTGCTCGTGGTGGCGACCTTTCTAGGTGGTCATCGGGCCTGGGCTGTGGGAGGCTGCGGGACCGAGGTAAAAGCTCGGCCCTATTTTAAGGCCGACTGGCGAGCCACCGATCAGGGCCTGATTATGGGCTTAAGAGCCAATGCCTATCACTATTGGAAGTGGGTGGGGCACCGGGCTCGTCAGTTGTTTTCCAAAGAACTACTGGCAGAGGGATGGATCGTGGGAGACCCTCACGGGCTTAACTTCGCTGACGTGTGGATCCACGGTAAAAAGCGTTTTGTCCTGGTCGATGTGGACGATGTGGGACGAGGGCCTTTCTTGCTCGATTTTGGCCGACTTCTGCTCATTAGCCGAGCAGGGGACAAGGGCTTTCCACAAAAAGAGATGTACGATGCCTATCGGGCGGGCCTTAAGGGTGTGACCTACGACAAGCCCAAGATTTTGAAAGAGGCTCTTTCGGCGAAGGACAAGGAGTTCAAACGCGCGGCCAAAGAGTCGGTGGGTAAGGTCTCTGAAAAGGACCGATTTGACTTTGAAGGCACGGATCTTATTCCAATCAGTGAGGCCCCTGTGGAGTTGGTTCAGCAACTGGCTCTTGATGCCCCCTACTTTCAGGCCAGGCTCAAGGATTACACGGTTCTTGACCAGGCTCTGCGAGTGAAGACAGAGGGCGGCAGTCAGGGAATTCCCCGTTACTGGTACTTGGTCTCCAAAGGCAAACTGGAGTTGGCCTATGAGTTCAAACAGATCTCTGATGTGGCCCTCAAGGGATGGTCAGAACAGCTCGATCATGCGGTGAGGATTTGGGAAGCCCTCAAAGTCTTTTGGGGGGTCGATGCCGCCACTGATTTCTTTTCTGTGGTTAGGGCGGCAGAGGGTCGCACCTATTGGCAAAGGCCACGGTTCCGGTCCAATTTGGAAATCAATATGGAACCTTCCAACAAGAAGGAAAGGGAGGAGTTCCGCCAGGTCTCCATTTACATTGCCAATCATCTTGGTCGCCGCCATGGGCTTCAGCCTCAGGCGGAGCGCCTGCGTGACCAAATCGAAAAAGACCCGGACGGGGTCTTTAATCTTCTCATGCAGCTTTTGAATCGCTATGTGGAAGTGGCGGATGTACTCAATCCCAGCTAG
- a CDS encoding DMT family protein, with the protein MMTLTKTVGLLILSNLFMTYAWYGHLKDKSKPLMITILLSWGVAFFEYCLQVPANRIGHGVLTAPQLKTLQEAITFAVFALFSYFYLKERPTIYDHASFALIIVAVSISLFQPAK; encoded by the coding sequence ATGATGACCCTGACAAAAACTGTTGGCCTGTTGATTCTCAGTAACCTGTTTATGACCTATGCCTGGTATGGCCACCTAAAGGATAAATCCAAGCCACTAATGATCACCATTTTGCTTTCCTGGGGCGTGGCTTTCTTTGAGTACTGTCTTCAGGTACCGGCCAATCGCATAGGCCACGGTGTCCTCACCGCCCCGCAACTCAAAACTCTCCAGGAAGCTATCACCTTTGCCGTGTTTGCCCTGTTTAGTTATTTTTATTTGAAGGAGCGCCCCACTATCTATGACCATGCCTCGTTTGCCCTGATCATTGTGGCTGTCAGCATTAGCTTGTTTCAGCCGGCAAAATAA